The following is a genomic window from Methanophagales archaeon.
TCCAAAATAATCTCACCACTGGTTGGATACTCCAGACCAGCAATCATCCTCAGCAAGGTGGTCTTACCACAGCCTGAGGGACCGATGATACACAGGAATTCTCCCGGCTTCACATCCAGATTTATATCTTCCAGCGCCTTTATCTCTCCTTTTTCTGATATATAGGCCTTCGTTACGTTCCGAACTTCAAGTTTGTGGTTCATTTATTTAGCTATTACAATCCCTCTCTTCCACTTGAATAACTTCTCCTCCACAAAATACCTGAATAAGCGGTCCAGCAGTAAGGCTACAAGTCCCAGAATTATCATATATAAAATGAGTTTATCTATCATGTGCAAAGGCCAGAACACCTGAAATAATCGGTATCCCAGCCCACTTTTGCTTACCCCGAACAGTTCTGCCGCCACAACGCACATCCAGCCCACCCCCATCCCTATCCTTATACCTGTGGCGATAAAGGGCAAGGAGAATGGTAATGCAATGAATTTTATCAATTTCCACTCCTCTCTACAGCCCAACACACGCGCTGCATCTATATACGTCTTATCCACTTCTCTGAACCCTGTGTATGTATTTATCAGAATAGGGAAGAAGGCACCGATGAATACGATAAATCCCGCTGCGTAATGCGTGAGCCCACCCCACAGGATTGCGAAAGGTACCCATGCCAAAGGCGGTATTGGACGCAGTATCTCAACCATCGGGTCCATAATTCTGTCTACTATCCTGAACCACCCCATAAGCATTCCTACTATTATTCCCATTGCCGCTCCTGCTCCTATACCTATACCAAAATGCAACAGACTGATACCGATATCAAGTGGTATTATCTCCCATATATCACAGAATGCAAGCAAAATAGAATACGGAGAGGGCAGCTTACCCGGATTCCGCACAATGAAGTTCGATACTAATTCCCATAAGATGATCGTTAAGGATAAAGAGATCGCTTCTATGATTCCCCTATTGTTTAATATTGATATTAGCCTGTTTCTCTTCATTGTATTAAAAAAGAGAGGAGAGATTTAAATTTTGAATCTCCTCAACACAATATAAACGAGTAGTGCAGCAATTACGAGTAGAGAAGTGAATCCTGGTGTTGGCTGTGATGTTGGCTGTGGTGTTGGTGAGACTGTTCCGGGAGCAGGTGCAATTCCCATGACCTCATCATATAGGCTTGTATCAAAGAGGTCTTCCTCTGTTAATAGCTTGTTTGTGTAACCCATCTCGTAGTCCACCTTCGCATATACAAGCGTTGAGTTTATCTCGATATGCGGGTCATAAACCCATGCCCCATCCCAGCGCTTTATAGACTCCTTCACCTTCTCCACGTCTGTTCCTCTCACCTTCCGGGCATATATCTCCGCTGCTTCTTCCTTATGCTCATTGTTATATCGAGTGGCGTTTATATGTGTTCTGATTATCTGTTTAACGAGTTCTGGATGCTCTCTTATCAATCTCCCACTCACTAACAGGCAGCAACAGGCATGATTGGGAAACATCTCTCCCGAATAAACAACCGTCTTACCTGCGTCCGCCATTTCTATTATCGTAGGTGACGGAGCTGGCAGGAATACACCATCCACAACCCCAGCCATTATCTCTGTTATCGCCTCTCCTGGTCCCGCGCCTATGATATGCACATCCCTACCAGGATCTAACCCATTATCTTTAAGCCATTTCTTGAGTATTGTATCCTGGATGGAGCCCTGAGGGAAAGTGGCTATTTTCAGTCCTTTCAGATCCGCTGGAGATGTGTAGTTGGCAGCCAGTCCTGGTGAGAGAACGAGTGCAGAGCCATTTGTATTGACAGAAGCGACGATCTTCGCATCTAAACCTTTATCTATAGCAGTGATAGGAGGAGCAGTGCCCACATATGCAACATCAAGTTCCCCCGCCATCATCGCAGTCATCTCGGGAGGACCGGATGAGAATTCAGTATCTGTGATATTCTCAACGCCGAATTTCGCAAGGTCCCTCTCCCACCAGCCCTTCTCCATCGCGGTCATTTCTGCTATCTGGTGCGTGCTGGGCTGATAACCGATGCGCAACGTCTTTATCTCACTGGCTCCACATACTGTGATGATACCACTAATGAGTATCAGAGTAAGCAACACTGACACGAACTTTTTCATTCTATCACCTCCTACTGGGCATAATTTTATACAATTATCTACTCATGGTTTCTTTACATATAAAACCTTCTATTTTTGCACATATTATCGCCTTATTGTATATAAACTTAAACCGATGAGCATGCAGGTCAATGGTCGCTGTCGCTGCTGTCGCTCTTATAGACTACAACTTTGAGAATAAAAAAATAAGGGGGCAGATTTAGTAGCCCCATACACCTATGCATAACGGATTCCCCCCAGGATAATGTGGATACCATGGTGATGTAGACGTGTCGGATGGCGGTGTGTAAGGGAGCGGATAAACAGATCTTACACCCGGGAACGGGCATAACCTGGTTAAATCCGTCGTCCAATGTTTCATATG
Proteins encoded in this region:
- a CDS encoding ABC transporter substrate-binding protein; amino-acid sequence: MKKFVSVLLTLILISGIITVCGASEIKTLRIGYQPSTHQIAEMTAMEKGWWERDLAKFGVENITDTEFSSGPPEMTAMMAGELDVAYVGTAPPITAIDKGLDAKIVASVNTNGSALVLSPGLAANYTSPADLKGLKIATFPQGSIQDTILKKWLKDNGLDPGRDVHIIGAGPGEAITEIMAGVVDGVFLPAPSPTIIEMADAGKTVVYSGEMFPNHACCCLLVSGRLIREHPELVKQIIRTHINATRYNNEHKEEAAEIYARKVRGTDVEKVKESIKRWDGAWVYDPHIEINSTLVYAKVDYEMGYTNKLLTEEDLFDTSLYDEVMGIAPAPGTVSPTPQPTSQPTPGFTSLLVIAALLVYIVLRRFKI
- a CDS encoding ABC transporter permease; its protein translation is MKRNRLISILNNRGIIEAISLSLTIILWELVSNFIVRNPGKLPSPYSILLAFCDIWEIIPLDIGISLLHFGIGIGAGAAMGIIVGMLMGWFRIVDRIMDPMVEILRPIPPLAWVPFAILWGGLTHYAAGFIVFIGAFFPILINTYTGFREVDKTYIDAARVLGCREEWKLIKFIALPFSLPFIATGIRIGMGVGWMCVVAAELFGVSKSGLGYRLFQVFWPLHMIDKLILYMIILGLVALLLDRLFRYFVEEKLFKWKRGIVIAK